A part of Gramella sp. MAR_2010_147 genomic DNA contains:
- the nusB gene encoding transcription antitermination factor NusB codes for MLTRRHIRVKVMQSLYAFNQSQNDNLATEEKFLLKSMQEMYDLFLLQISLITEIREHAETYLEKSQQKHLATSEEKDPNRKFVDNQVFHILNENESIQNALEKHKINQWKQDDEYVAIIWNELRNSLAYQEYMETRETSFKEDKDFIIHIFKEIIAPNDKLYEYLEDKKLTWVDDLPLVNTAILKFLQKIKESTGRDKKITQLFKNEEDKEFAIKLFRKTYLNDEDLSEEMLGKTPNWDKDRIAEVDMVLIKMAICEFLKFTSIPVKVTINEYLEIAKEYSTPKSSIFINGVLDKLSKEYQTEDKLNKTGRGLM; via the coding sequence ATGTTGACAAGAAGACATATCAGGGTTAAAGTAATGCAATCACTATACGCTTTTAACCAAAGCCAGAATGACAACCTTGCCACCGAAGAAAAATTCCTCCTGAAAAGTATGCAGGAGATGTATGATCTATTCTTACTTCAAATTAGTTTGATCACAGAGATAAGAGAACATGCAGAAACCTATTTAGAAAAATCACAGCAAAAACATTTAGCGACCAGCGAAGAAAAAGATCCTAACAGGAAATTTGTAGATAATCAGGTCTTCCATATTCTCAATGAGAATGAAAGTATTCAGAATGCGCTGGAAAAGCATAAGATCAATCAATGGAAACAGGATGATGAATATGTTGCGATCATTTGGAATGAGCTAAGAAATAGTCTTGCATACCAGGAGTACATGGAAACACGTGAGACGAGTTTTAAAGAAGATAAAGATTTCATTATTCATATTTTTAAAGAAATCATTGCGCCAAACGATAAGCTTTACGAGTACCTGGAAGACAAAAAACTAACCTGGGTAGATGATCTTCCTTTAGTAAATACGGCTATCCTGAAATTTCTTCAGAAAATAAAAGAATCAACCGGTAGAGATAAAAAGATCACTCAGCTTTTTAAAAATGAAGAAGATAAAGAGTTTGCTATAAAACTTTTCAGAAAGACCTATCTGAATGATGAAGATCTTTCCGAAGAAATGCTTGGAAAAACACCCAACTGGGATAAAGACAGAATTGCAGAAGTAGATATGGTACTTATCAAGATGGCGATTTGCGAATTTTTGAAATTTACCAGCATCCCTGTTAAAGTTACCATTAATGAATACCTGGAGATTGCAAAGGAATATAGTACTCCCAAAAGCAGTATTTTTATCAATGGTGTTTTAGATAAACTTTCTAAAGAATACCAAACGGAAGACAAGCTAAATAAAACTGGTAGAGGTCTTATGTAG
- a CDS encoding DUF1573 domain-containing protein: MKKTILMFAAVGAMLFTGCKDNASEKVKAENVEASAERDAKETVYPEITFEETEFDFGNIAKGTNVEHVFKFTNTGDAPLVITNASSSCGCTVPTYPKNETISPGESSEMLVKFNGSGNGQVTKTVTVSANTESGKEQIKIKAFVEADENAS, from the coding sequence ATGAAAAAAACAATTTTAATGTTTGCAGCAGTAGGGGCGATGCTGTTCACCGGATGTAAAGATAATGCCTCAGAGAAGGTAAAAGCAGAAAACGTTGAAGCATCTGCTGAACGTGATGCTAAAGAAACGGTATATCCGGAAATCACTTTTGAAGAAACAGAATTTGATTTTGGAAATATCGCCAAAGGTACTAATGTAGAGCATGTGTTTAAGTTTACAAATACAGGAGATGCTCCTTTAGTAATTACCAATGCATCCAGTTCTTGTGGTTGTACTGTACCAACGTATCCTAAAAACGAAACGATCTCTCCTGGAGAATCCAGCGAAATGTTAGTTAAGTTTAACGGGTCTGGTAACGGGCAGGTTACTAAAACAGTGACTGTATCTGCAAATACAGAATCAGGAAAAGAACAAATTAAAATCAAAGCTTTTGTAGAAGCTGACGAAAACGCTAGCTAA
- the yajC gene encoding preprotein translocase subunit YajC produces the protein MDQLTQFAPIILMFVVVYFFMIRPQMKKAKQEKSFAAELKKGDRVITKSGMHGKIVDFSEKNNSVIIETGAGKITFDRSSISMEMSQKLNEPAKPAKEKKK, from the coding sequence ATGGATCAATTAACGCAGTTTGCACCAATTATTTTAATGTTTGTGGTGGTGTATTTTTTTATGATACGCCCGCAAATGAAAAAAGCTAAACAGGAAAAAAGTTTTGCCGCCGAACTTAAAAAAGGAGATCGGGTTATTACCAAAAGTGGTATGCATGGTAAAATTGTTGATTTCAGCGAAAAAAATAATTCGGTGATAATTGAAACCGGCGCAGGAAAAATAACATTTGACAGGTCTTCGATTTCTATGGAAATGAGTCAGAAATTGAATGAACCGGCAAAACCTGCCAAGGAAAAAAAGAAGTAA
- a CDS encoding DUF1801 domain-containing protein: MAVKNAEEYIAVHSKWENELRQLHELIMTTDLKSEIKWGAPVYTLEGKNVVGLGAFKNHFGIWFFNGALLKENTAMLVNAQEGKTKALRQIRFEKKEEIKNSVLLPYIKEAIQNQREGKEIKPVPKKKLVMPQELTAAFKSDNDLEKSFKKLTPGKQREYADYISQAKREATKLSRISKITPMIKNGVGLHDKYKNC; encoded by the coding sequence ATGGCCGTAAAAAATGCTGAAGAATATATCGCTGTTCATTCTAAATGGGAAAATGAGCTGAGACAGCTTCATGAACTTATTATGACTACAGATTTAAAATCTGAAATCAAATGGGGTGCCCCTGTCTATACTTTAGAAGGTAAAAATGTGGTTGGATTAGGAGCTTTTAAAAATCACTTCGGGATCTGGTTTTTTAATGGCGCTTTATTGAAAGAGAATACCGCAATGTTGGTAAATGCCCAGGAGGGTAAGACCAAAGCACTTCGACAGATTCGGTTTGAAAAGAAAGAAGAAATTAAAAATTCAGTTCTATTGCCCTATATAAAGGAAGCCATTCAGAATCAGCGAGAAGGAAAAGAAATAAAACCGGTTCCTAAAAAGAAACTGGTAATGCCCCAAGAACTAACTGCAGCTTTTAAAAGCGACAATGATCTTGAAAAAAGTTTTAAAAAACTCACTCCGGGAAAACAGCGGGAATATGCCGATTATATTTCACAGGCTAAGAGAGAGGCCACCAAATTAAGCCGTATATCTAAGATCACACCTATGATTAAGAATGGTGTTGGCTTGCATGATAAATACAAGAATTGTTAA
- the pepT gene encoding peptidase T, whose protein sequence is MTNKQHIIDRFISYVKIDTQSDANSDSTPSTEKQWNLANKLVEELKEIGLQDVSIDEHAYVMAALPANVPHKVPVIGFVSHFDTTPDFSGTNVNPQIIENYDGKDIVLNAEKDIVLSPDYFDDLEQYKGQTIITTDGTTLLGADDKAGITEIMTAMEYLVDNPEIPHGKIRICFTPDEEIGRGAHKFDVEKFGAEWAYTMDGSQIGELEYENFNAASAVVKIFGKSVHPGYAKDKMINSMYIAQDFINSLPRLETPEHTEDRQGFFHLSSIKGDVEETVLEYIIRDHDKTHFEARKEMMQHLVSDICSQYERDCIHIEIRDQYFNMREKVEPVMHIVDLAKEAMEQVDVKPILKPIRGGTDGAQLSFMGLPCPNIFAGGHNFHGKYEYVPVESMQKAAEVIVKLAELTAKKYEE, encoded by the coding sequence ATGACTAATAAACAGCATATAATTGATAGATTCATCAGTTATGTAAAGATCGATACACAAAGTGACGCCAATAGTGATTCCACACCGAGCACAGAAAAGCAATGGAACCTGGCTAATAAATTAGTAGAAGAATTAAAGGAAATAGGTCTTCAGGATGTAAGCATTGATGAACATGCCTACGTAATGGCAGCGCTGCCTGCAAATGTCCCGCACAAGGTTCCGGTAATTGGTTTTGTTTCTCATTTTGATACTACTCCAGATTTTTCGGGAACTAATGTAAATCCTCAAATTATTGAAAATTATGATGGAAAGGATATTGTTCTCAATGCCGAAAAAGATATCGTCCTTTCTCCAGACTATTTTGATGATCTTGAACAATATAAGGGGCAGACGATAATTACGACCGACGGGACTACACTTTTAGGAGCAGATGATAAGGCGGGAATTACAGAGATCATGACTGCAATGGAATATCTGGTAGATAATCCCGAAATCCCTCATGGAAAAATAAGGATCTGTTTTACTCCTGATGAAGAAATTGGACGTGGAGCGCATAAATTTGATGTAGAAAAGTTTGGCGCTGAATGGGCCTATACGATGGATGGCAGCCAGATAGGTGAACTGGAGTATGAAAACTTTAACGCAGCAAGCGCAGTTGTCAAGATTTTTGGAAAAAGCGTACATCCGGGATATGCGAAAGATAAAATGATTAATAGCATGTATATCGCCCAGGACTTTATCAATTCCCTGCCAAGACTGGAAACCCCCGAACATACAGAAGATCGCCAGGGATTCTTTCATTTGAGCAGTATTAAAGGGGATGTTGAAGAAACTGTCCTGGAATATATAATCCGTGATCACGACAAAACACATTTTGAGGCTCGAAAAGAAATGATGCAGCACCTGGTTAGCGATATCTGCTCTCAATATGAAAGAGACTGTATCCACATTGAGATCAGGGATCAGTATTTCAATATGCGTGAAAAAGTAGAGCCCGTGATGCATATTGTAGATCTTGCAAAGGAGGCGATGGAGCAGGTAGACGTAAAACCAATCCTTAAACCAATTAGAGGCGGAACGGATGGTGCACAATTAAGCTTTATGGGACTCCCCTGCCCCAATATTTTTGCGGGCGGACATAATTTTCACGGTAAATATGAATACGTTCCTGTAGAGAGTATGCAAAAAGCCGCAGAAGTTATCGTTAAATTAGCAGAACTAACCGCTAAGAAATACGAGGAATAA
- a CDS encoding quinone-dependent dihydroorotate dehydrogenase — translation MYKSLIRPALFKFDPEEIHYFTFNFLRKFCKIPGATSFLRSKFQVEDPRLEREVFGLKFKNPVGLAAGFDKDARLYHELSSLGFGFIEVGTVTPKPQAGNEKRRLFRLKADSAIINRMGFNNHGVEEMVERLKKNENILIGGNIGKNKVTPNEKAKDDYLFSFEALFNHVNYFVVNVSSPNTPNLRELQDKEPLKDLLNTLQKKNEQKPNPKPILLKIAPDLTDDQLLDIIEIIQETRIAGVIATNTTISREGLKSENKNETGGLSGKPLTRRSTEVIRFLSQKSNKAFPIIGVGGIHTAADAIEKLEAGASLIQLYTGFIYEGPALVKAINQKILEKGL, via the coding sequence ATGTATAAATCACTTATAAGACCTGCACTTTTTAAATTTGATCCTGAAGAGATCCATTATTTCACATTTAATTTTTTAAGAAAGTTTTGTAAGATTCCGGGGGCAACTTCTTTCTTGAGATCTAAATTCCAGGTGGAAGATCCAAGGCTGGAAAGGGAAGTCTTTGGATTGAAATTTAAAAATCCTGTTGGGCTTGCCGCAGGTTTTGATAAGGATGCCAGATTATACCATGAATTATCTTCTTTAGGTTTCGGATTTATTGAAGTGGGAACGGTAACCCCAAAGCCACAAGCCGGGAATGAGAAAAGACGATTATTCAGACTAAAGGCAGATTCTGCTATTATCAATCGCATGGGTTTTAATAATCACGGTGTGGAAGAAATGGTGGAGCGCCTAAAAAAAAATGAAAATATACTTATTGGGGGGAATATTGGTAAAAATAAGGTAACCCCAAATGAGAAGGCAAAGGATGATTATTTATTCAGTTTTGAAGCTTTATTTAATCATGTGAATTATTTCGTAGTAAATGTGAGTTCACCAAATACGCCAAACCTCAGGGAGCTTCAGGATAAAGAACCTTTAAAAGATCTTTTGAATACGCTTCAGAAAAAGAACGAGCAAAAGCCAAATCCTAAACCAATATTATTAAAAATCGCCCCGGATCTTACTGATGATCAATTGCTGGATATCATCGAGATTATTCAGGAAACCAGGATTGCCGGAGTGATCGCGACAAATACCACAATTTCCAGAGAAGGACTGAAGTCTGAAAATAAAAATGAAACGGGCGGACTAAGTGGAAAACCTCTTACCAGAAGGTCTACTGAAGTGATAAGATTCCTGTCTCAAAAAAGTAACAAAGCTTTTCCAATTATTGGCGTAGGAGGAATTCATACTGCAGCCGATGCTATTGAGAAACTTGAAGCAGGAGCGAGCTTAATTCAGCTTTACACAGGATTTATTTATGAAGGACCAGCCCTTGTCAAGGCGATCAATCAAAAGATTTTAGAGAAAGGACTTTAA
- a CDS encoding LysE family translocator produces the protein MLDQLIPFLTASILLTFSPGPDIIYVLVRSITYGYRQGIVTALGLVSGILIHTSLLAFGVSAIIKQSEDVFLFIKILGALYLFYLAYQVYKSDPEIAFSSEGISDKSMFSLFKQGFIMNVLNPKVGIFFLAFFPGFLWEPNGNTVIQFYILGAVFMLQALLIFSSVAVLADKISVYIKSHPGSGVFLKWMQVVIFILIAVLILL, from the coding sequence ATGCTGGATCAGCTTATTCCTTTTTTAACGGCCTCTATTCTTCTTACTTTTTCTCCAGGACCCGATATTATATATGTGTTGGTGAGATCTATCACCTACGGTTATAGACAGGGAATTGTTACGGCACTAGGTTTAGTAAGCGGAATTTTGATACATACCAGTTTGCTGGCTTTTGGTGTTTCAGCAATCATTAAGCAATCTGAAGATGTCTTCCTTTTTATAAAAATACTTGGAGCTTTATATCTGTTTTACCTGGCCTATCAGGTCTATAAAAGCGATCCTGAAATTGCTTTTTCTTCGGAAGGAATTAGCGATAAAAGTATGTTCAGCTTATTTAAACAGGGATTTATTATGAACGTACTGAACCCAAAAGTGGGGATATTCTTTTTGGCATTTTTTCCCGGATTTCTTTGGGAGCCGAACGGGAACACGGTCATACAATTCTATATTTTAGGAGCCGTTTTTATGCTACAGGCACTACTCATTTTCAGCAGCGTAGCAGTACTTGCTGATAAAATTTCAGTTTATATAAAATCCCATCCAGGATCTGGAGTATTTTTAAAATGGATGCAGGTGGTGATCTTTATACTCATCGCTGTTCTAATTCTTCTTTAA
- a CDS encoding hydroxymethylglutaryl-CoA lyase, translating into MGKVKLIECPRDAMQGIRDFIPTEKKVQYIQSLLRCGFDTIDFGSFVSPKAIPQMVDTAEVLSRLDLSKTESKLLAIVANTRGAEDASEFSEIDYLGYPFSISENFQMRNTHKTIAQSVEILEEILNIADASGKEVVAYLSMGFGNPYGDPWNVEIVGEWTEKLSAMGVKILSLSDTVGTSTPEIIDYLFSNLIPKYPNIEFGAHLHTTPSKWHEKVDAAFKAGCYRFDGAIQGFGGCPMAKDELTGNMPSEKMLSYFNAAKEDTNVKMTSFESSYNEASKIFNAYH; encoded by the coding sequence ATGGGTAAAGTGAAGCTTATCGAGTGTCCCAGAGATGCGATGCAGGGAATCCGGGATTTTATTCCTACAGAAAAAAAAGTACAATATATTCAGTCGCTTCTACGCTGCGGGTTTGATACTATAGATTTTGGAAGTTTCGTATCTCCCAAAGCGATTCCGCAGATGGTAGATACTGCAGAAGTACTTTCCAGGCTGGATCTTTCAAAAACTGAGAGTAAACTTCTGGCAATAGTAGCCAATACCCGTGGAGCTGAAGATGCTTCAGAATTTTCTGAAATAGATTATTTAGGCTATCCATTTTCAATTTCTGAAAACTTCCAGATGCGTAATACGCATAAAACAATAGCCCAATCTGTTGAGATTTTAGAGGAAATTCTAAATATCGCCGATGCTTCCGGGAAGGAAGTAGTTGCCTATTTAAGTATGGGATTCGGAAATCCATATGGAGATCCCTGGAATGTGGAAATAGTAGGGGAGTGGACAGAAAAACTTTCGGCGATGGGAGTTAAAATTCTGTCCTTGTCTGATACCGTTGGAACTTCTACTCCAGAGATCATTGATTACCTGTTTTCCAATCTCATCCCAAAATATCCAAATATCGAGTTTGGTGCACATTTGCATACTACACCATCCAAATGGCACGAGAAAGTAGATGCCGCTTTTAAGGCTGGTTGTTATAGATTTGATGGTGCTATCCAGGGCTTTGGAGGTTGCCCTATGGCTAAGGATGAACTTACAGGTAATATGCCTTCAGAAAAGATGCTTTCTTATTTCAATGCTGCAAAAGAGGATACAAACGTGAAAATGACCAGTTTTGAATCGTCTTATAATGAAGCTTCCAAAATTTTTAATGCTTACCATTAG